The Streptomyces sp. HSG2 genome has a segment encoding these proteins:
- the gltB gene encoding glutamate synthase large subunit: MRSPRQPSQHSVTGRNRSFMDARPAAQGLYDPRDEHDACGVGFVATLTGEASHTLVDQALNVLRNLEHRGATGSEPDSGDGAGLLSQVPDAFLRAVAGFELPEAGAYAVGIAFLPETATDEAVSAVEAVVVEEGLEVLGWREVPVAPQLLGATARATMPVFRQLFVADGETKGIALDRKAFVVRKRAEREVGVYFPSLSARTIVYKGMLTTGQLEPFFPDLSDRRFASAIALVHSRFSTNTFPSWPLAHPYRFVAHNGEINTVRGNRNWMRARETQLRSDLFGGAGSGDARGTGLERVFPVCTPDASDSASFDEVLELLHLGGRSLPHSVLMMIPEAWENHDSMDPARRAFYQYHSTMMEPWDGPACVTFTDGTQVGAVLDRNGLRPGRYWVTDDGLVVLGSEVGVLDIDPARVVRKGRLQPGRMFLVDTAEHRIVEDDEIKARLAAEAPYAEWLEAGEIDLGDLPEREHIVHTHASVTRRQQTFGYTEEELRVLLAPMARTGAEPIGSMGTDSPIAALSERPRLLFDYFTQLFAQVTNPPLDAIREELVTSLRSSLGPQGNLLEPTAASCRSVVLPFPVIDNDELAKLIHINADGDLPGFESATLSGLYRVQGGGEALAARLAEVCAEADAAIENGARLIVLSDRHSDAEHAPIPSLLLTAAVHHHLIRTRQRTRVGLLVEAGDVREVHHVALLIGYGAAAVNPYLAMESVEDLVRAGTFLPGAAPEEAIGNLITALGKGVLKVMSKMGISTVASYRGAQVFEAVGLDEDFVATYFQGTATKIGGVGLDVVAREVAARHAKAYPASGIAPAHRTLEIGGEYQWRREGEPHLFDPETVFRLQHATRAGRYDVFKKYTARVNEQSERLMTLRGLFGLSSDRAPVPLDEVEPVSEIVKRFSTGAMSYGSISQEAHETLAIAMNRLGGKSNTGEGGEDPERLHDPDRRSSIKQVASGRFGVTSEYLVNADDIQIKMAQGAKPGEGGQLPGHKVYPWVARTRHSTPGVGLISPPPHHDIYSIEDLAQLIHDLKNANPSARIHVKLVSEVGVGTVAAGVSKAHADVVLVSGHDGGTGASPLTSLKHAGGPWELGLAETQQTLLLNGLRDRIVVQTDGQLKTGRDVVIAALLGAEEFGFATAPLVVSGCVMMRVCHLDTCPVGIATQNPTLRDRYAGKAEHVVNFFRYIAEEVRELLAELGFRTLDEAVGRAEVLDVTRAVDHWKARGLDLAPLLHVPELPEGAVRHRVVEQDHGLEKALDNELIRLAADALSADDPADAPPVRAQVAIRNINRTVGTMLGHEVTRRFGGAGLPDDTVDITFTGSAGQSFGAFLPRGVTLRLEGDANDYVGKGLSGGRIVVRPDRRADHLAEYSVIAGNTLAYGATGGEMFLRGKVGERFCVRNSGATVVSEGVGDHGCEYMTGGHAVVLGETGRNFAAGMSGGVAYVLDLDRGDVNPGNLGAVEEPDDADLARLRDMVRRHHEETGSTVAGTLLAEWDGPSGAARRFSKIIPGTYKAVLAAKDAAERAGLPESATHEKMMEAAING, from the coding sequence ATGCGTTCGCCGCGCCAGCCGTCCCAGCACTCCGTGACCGGCCGAAACCGGTCGTTCATGGATGCCCGCCCTGCCGCGCAGGGTCTGTACGACCCCCGTGACGAGCACGACGCCTGCGGGGTCGGCTTCGTCGCCACCCTGACCGGCGAGGCGTCCCACACCCTGGTGGACCAGGCGCTGAACGTACTGCGCAACCTCGAACACCGTGGCGCCACCGGCTCCGAACCCGACTCGGGCGACGGCGCCGGTCTGCTCTCACAGGTCCCCGACGCCTTCCTTCGCGCGGTGGCCGGTTTCGAGCTGCCCGAGGCCGGCGCCTACGCCGTCGGCATCGCCTTCCTGCCGGAGACGGCCACCGACGAAGCCGTCTCGGCCGTCGAGGCCGTCGTGGTCGAGGAGGGACTGGAGGTGCTCGGCTGGCGTGAGGTGCCCGTCGCCCCCCAGCTGCTCGGGGCCACCGCCCGCGCCACGATGCCGGTGTTCCGCCAGCTGTTCGTCGCGGACGGCGAAACCAAGGGCATCGCGTTGGACCGCAAGGCCTTCGTGGTACGCAAACGCGCCGAACGCGAGGTCGGCGTGTACTTCCCGTCGCTGTCCGCCCGGACCATCGTCTACAAGGGCATGCTCACCACGGGCCAGCTGGAACCCTTCTTCCCCGACCTGTCCGACCGGCGCTTCGCCTCCGCGATCGCCCTGGTCCACTCGCGGTTCTCCACCAACACCTTCCCTTCCTGGCCGCTGGCGCACCCGTACCGTTTCGTCGCGCACAACGGAGAGATCAACACCGTGCGGGGCAACCGCAACTGGATGCGCGCACGCGAGACGCAACTCCGGTCCGACCTCTTCGGCGGGGCGGGATCGGGCGACGCCCGGGGCACGGGGCTGGAGCGGGTCTTCCCGGTCTGCACGCCCGACGCGTCGGACTCGGCCTCGTTCGACGAGGTACTCGAACTGTTGCACCTGGGCGGCCGGTCGCTGCCGCACTCCGTGCTGATGATGATCCCGGAGGCGTGGGAGAACCACGACTCCATGGACCCCGCACGACGTGCCTTCTACCAGTACCACTCCACCATGATGGAGCCCTGGGACGGGCCGGCGTGCGTCACCTTCACCGACGGGACCCAGGTCGGCGCGGTCCTCGACCGCAACGGTCTGCGCCCGGGACGCTACTGGGTCACCGACGACGGCCTCGTCGTGCTCGGCTCCGAGGTCGGCGTGCTCGACATCGACCCGGCCCGGGTCGTCCGCAAGGGCCGGCTCCAGCCCGGCCGGATGTTCCTCGTGGACACCGCCGAGCACCGCATCGTCGAGGACGACGAGATCAAGGCCCGGCTCGCCGCCGAGGCGCCCTACGCCGAATGGCTGGAGGCCGGCGAGATCGACCTGGGCGACCTGCCGGAGCGCGAGCACATCGTGCACACCCACGCCTCGGTCACCCGTCGACAGCAGACCTTCGGCTACACCGAGGAGGAGCTGCGCGTCCTCCTCGCGCCGATGGCCCGGACCGGTGCGGAGCCCATCGGGTCCATGGGCACCGACTCGCCGATCGCGGCGCTCTCCGAACGCCCCCGTCTGCTCTTCGACTACTTCACCCAGCTGTTCGCCCAGGTCACCAACCCGCCCCTGGACGCCATCCGGGAAGAGCTGGTCACCTCGCTGCGGTCCTCCCTGGGGCCGCAGGGCAACCTGTTGGAGCCCACCGCCGCCTCCTGCCGCAGCGTGGTGCTGCCCTTCCCGGTGATCGACAACGACGAGCTGGCCAAGCTCATCCACATCAACGCCGACGGCGACCTGCCCGGCTTCGAGTCGGCCACGCTCTCCGGCCTCTACCGGGTGCAGGGCGGCGGCGAGGCACTGGCCGCGCGCCTCGCCGAGGTGTGCGCCGAGGCCGACGCCGCCATAGAGAACGGCGCCCGGCTCATCGTGCTCTCCGACCGGCACTCGGACGCCGAGCACGCGCCGATCCCGTCCCTGCTGCTCACCGCCGCCGTCCATCACCACCTCATCCGCACCAGACAGCGCACCCGGGTGGGCCTGCTCGTGGAGGCCGGCGACGTCCGCGAGGTCCACCACGTCGCCCTGCTCATCGGATACGGCGCGGCGGCGGTCAACCCCTACCTGGCCATGGAGTCCGTCGAGGACCTGGTGCGCGCGGGCACCTTCCTGCCGGGCGCCGCTCCGGAAGAGGCGATCGGGAACCTGATCACCGCGCTCGGCAAGGGCGTGCTCAAGGTGATGTCCAAGATGGGCATCTCCACCGTGGCCTCCTACCGCGGAGCGCAGGTCTTCGAGGCGGTCGGCCTCGACGAGGACTTCGTGGCGACGTACTTCCAGGGCACCGCCACCAAGATCGGTGGAGTCGGCCTCGACGTCGTCGCCCGGGAGGTCGCGGCCCGGCACGCCAAGGCCTACCCGGCCTCCGGCATCGCCCCCGCGCACCGGACGCTGGAGATCGGCGGCGAGTACCAGTGGCGCCGGGAGGGGGAACCGCACCTCTTCGACCCGGAGACGGTGTTCCGCCTCCAGCACGCCACGCGCGCGGGTCGCTACGACGTCTTCAAGAAGTACACCGCGCGGGTGAACGAACAGTCCGAGCGGCTGATGACGCTCCGGGGACTGTTCGGTCTGTCCTCCGACCGCGCGCCGGTGCCCCTCGACGAGGTGGAGCCCGTCTCCGAGATCGTCAAGCGCTTCTCGACGGGAGCCATGTCCTACGGCTCCATCTCGCAGGAGGCACACGAGACCCTGGCCATCGCCATGAACCGGTTGGGCGGCAAGTCCAACACGGGCGAGGGCGGCGAGGACCCCGAGCGCCTCCACGACCCGGACCGCAGGTCGTCGATCAAACAGGTCGCCTCCGGCCGCTTCGGTGTCACCAGCGAGTACCTGGTCAACGCGGACGACATCCAGATCAAGATGGCCCAGGGCGCCAAGCCGGGCGAGGGCGGCCAGCTCCCCGGCCACAAGGTGTACCCATGGGTGGCCAGGACGCGACACTCCACGCCGGGCGTGGGGCTGATCTCCCCGCCGCCGCACCACGACATCTACTCCATCGAGGACCTCGCACAGCTGATCCACGACCTCAAGAACGCCAACCCCTCGGCCCGCATCCATGTCAAGCTCGTCTCCGAGGTCGGCGTGGGCACGGTCGCGGCCGGTGTCTCCAAGGCGCACGCGGACGTGGTGCTCGTCTCCGGACACGACGGCGGAACCGGGGCCTCCCCCCTCACCTCTCTGAAGCACGCCGGCGGACCCTGGGAGCTGGGCCTCGCCGAGACCCAGCAGACCCTGCTGCTCAACGGCCTGCGGGATCGGATCGTGGTCCAGACCGACGGGCAGCTCAAGACGGGCCGGGACGTCGTGATCGCCGCCCTCCTCGGCGCGGAGGAGTTCGGGTTCGCCACCGCGCCGCTGGTCGTCTCCGGGTGCGTCATGATGCGCGTCTGCCACCTCGACACCTGCCCCGTCGGCATCGCCACCCAAAACCCCACGCTCCGGGATCGCTACGCCGGCAAGGCCGAGCACGTGGTCAACTTCTTCCGTTACATCGCCGAGGAGGTCCGCGAACTGCTCGCCGAACTGGGCTTCCGCACCCTCGACGAGGCGGTCGGCCGGGCCGAGGTCCTCGACGTCACCCGTGCCGTCGACCACTGGAAGGCGCGTGGGCTGGACCTGGCGCCGCTGCTCCACGTGCCCGAACTGCCCGAGGGAGCGGTGCGCCACCGCGTGGTGGAGCAGGACCACGGTTTGGAGAAGGCTCTGGACAACGAGCTGATCAGGCTCGCCGCGGACGCGCTGTCCGCGGACGACCCCGCCGACGCGCCGCCGGTGCGCGCCCAGGTCGCCATCCGCAACATCAACCGGACGGTCGGGACGATGCTCGGCCACGAGGTGACCCGGAGGTTCGGAGGCGCCGGCCTGCCCGACGACACGGTGGACATCACGTTCACCGGCTCGGCCGGCCAGTCCTTCGGCGCGTTCCTCCCTCGGGGCGTCACCCTGCGGCTGGAGGGCGACGCCAACGACTACGTCGGCAAGGGCCTGTCCGGCGGCAGGATCGTGGTGCGGCCCGACCGGCGCGCCGATCATCTCGCCGAGTACAGCGTCATCGCCGGCAACACGCTCGCCTACGGGGCCACCGGAGGCGAGATGTTCCTGCGGGGCAAGGTCGGCGAGCGCTTCTGCGTGCGGAACTCGGGCGCCACGGTCGTCTCCGAGGGCGTCGGCGACCACGGATGCGAGTACATGACCGGCGGCCACGCGGTCGTCCTCGGCGAGACCGGTCGCAACTTCGCGGCCGGCATGTCGGGAGGGGTCGCCTACGTCCTCGATCTCGACCGCGGCGACGTCAACCCGGGGAACCTGGGAGCCGTGGAGGAGCCCGACGACGCCGACCTGGCTCGGCTGCGGGACATGGTGCGCCGGCATCACGAGGAGACCGGTTCGACCGTGGCCGGGACCCTGCTCGCCGAGTGGGACGGGCCCTCCGGCGCCGCCCGCCGCTTCAGCAAGATCATCCCTGGTACCTACAAGGCAGTGCTCGCCGCCAAGGACGCCGCCGAGCGAGCCGGACTCCCCGAGTCCGCGACCCACGAGAAGATGATGGAGGCGGCGATCAATGGCTGA
- a CDS encoding chitosanase: MRLKGALALAAVPLVATAAVYFLASPDSDDTSPPLSPARSAPADAKDRAERERAEDDALIATLPPGLAGERQKELAQQLIASAENSTLEWRGLYGGIEDLGDGQGYTAGIIGFCTGTHDLLMLVEYYSERHPGNGLERYLPALRAVDGTDSHEGLDPGFVEAWRAEAERPEFRRAQERMRDRIYFDPAVRLAKLDGLRAFGQFVYYDAMVFHGPDTEPEGFYGLRERARQRAKTPAEGGTERAYLSAFLDVRREAMTATRPDRDTSRVDTAQRRFLREGNLSLETPLEWRMYGETFRVP, from the coding sequence GTGAGGCTCAAGGGCGCACTGGCGCTCGCGGCGGTGCCGCTCGTCGCCACGGCGGCGGTGTACTTCCTGGCGTCGCCCGACTCGGACGACACCTCGCCGCCGCTGTCCCCGGCCCGGTCCGCGCCGGCGGACGCCAAGGATCGGGCCGAACGGGAACGCGCGGAGGACGACGCCTTGATCGCCACGCTGCCCCCGGGCCTGGCGGGGGAGCGCCAGAAGGAACTCGCCCAGCAGTTGATCGCCAGCGCCGAGAACTCCACCCTGGAGTGGCGTGGTCTCTACGGCGGCATCGAGGATCTCGGGGACGGCCAGGGCTACACCGCCGGGATCATCGGATTCTGCACCGGGACGCACGACCTGTTGATGCTGGTCGAGTACTACAGCGAGCGGCATCCCGGCAACGGCCTGGAGCGCTACCTGCCGGCGTTGCGCGCTGTGGACGGCACGGACTCGCACGAGGGGCTGGACCCCGGCTTCGTCGAGGCCTGGCGGGCGGAGGCGGAGCGGCCGGAGTTCCGCCGGGCTCAGGAGCGGATGCGCGACCGGATCTACTTCGACCCGGCGGTACGCCTGGCCAAGCTCGACGGCCTGCGCGCGTTCGGGCAGTTCGTCTACTACGACGCGATGGTCTTCCACGGTCCGGACACCGAGCCGGAGGGCTTCTACGGGCTGCGCGAGCGCGCGAGGCAACGCGCGAAGACGCCCGCCGAGGGCGGCACGGAGCGCGCGTACCTGTCGGCCTTCCTCGACGTCCGCCGGGAGGCGATGACCGCGACGCGCCCGGACCGCGACACCTCGCGTGTGGACACCGCGCAGCGGCGCTTCCTGCGCGAGGGGAACCTGAGCCTGGAGACGCCGCTGGAGTGGCGGATGTACGGGGAGACGTTCCGCGTCCCGTAG
- a CDS encoding thioredoxin domain-containing protein, whose amino-acid sequence MSEKNRDGKRNARERLAVERDKRKRADKRRRGLIVGAAVVGVMGLAAVIGVIAAGAGGDGESSGPVVVPSGAQGEDGLAIPVGRDSAGSTLTVWEDFRCPACKVFEQNYSPVIHELTEAGQLKVEYHLATLIDGNMGGTGSANAANAAACAQDAGKFVPYHDLLFENQPPETDDAYAQDAKLFELAGKVDGLDTQAFRECVEEGTHDAWVERSNAAFQDGNFSGTPTVLLDGTDIYQDRGMTPDKLKEMVEEANG is encoded by the coding sequence GTGAGCGAGAAGAATCGTGACGGAAAGCGCAACGCCCGCGAACGACTGGCAGTCGAGCGGGACAAGCGGAAACGCGCCGACAAGCGGCGCCGCGGACTGATCGTGGGGGCGGCGGTGGTCGGGGTCATGGGGTTGGCCGCCGTCATCGGGGTGATCGCCGCAGGGGCCGGTGGCGACGGCGAGTCGTCCGGTCCGGTGGTCGTGCCCTCCGGCGCGCAGGGGGAGGACGGGCTCGCCATCCCGGTCGGGCGGGACAGCGCAGGGTCCACGCTCACCGTCTGGGAGGACTTCCGCTGCCCGGCCTGCAAGGTCTTCGAGCAGAACTACAGCCCGGTGATCCACGAGCTGACCGAGGCGGGGCAACTCAAGGTCGAGTACCACCTGGCCACGCTCATCGACGGCAACATGGGTGGCACCGGCTCGGCGAACGCGGCGAACGCGGCGGCCTGCGCCCAGGACGCCGGGAAGTTCGTCCCGTACCACGACCTGCTGTTCGAGAACCAGCCGCCCGAGACCGACGACGCCTACGCCCAGGACGCCAAGCTGTTCGAGCTGGCCGGGAAGGTCGACGGGCTGGACACCCAGGCATTCCGCGAGTGCGTCGAGGAGGGCACCCACGACGCCTGGGTGGAGCGGTCGAACGCCGCCTTCCAGGACGGGAACTTCAGCGGTACTCCCACGGTGCTGCTCGACGGCACCGACATCTACCAGGACCGCGGCATGACCCCGGACAAGCTCAAGGAGATGGTCGAGGAGGCCAACGGCTGA
- the lgt gene encoding prolipoprotein diacylglyceryl transferase: protein MELAFIPSPSRGVLYLGPVPLRGYAFCIIIGVFVAVWLGNKRWVARGGQAGTVADIAVWAVPFGLVGGRLYHVITDYQLYFGEGRDWVDAFKIWEGGLGIWGAIAFGALGAWIGCRRRGIPLPAYADAVAPGIALAQAIGRWGNWFNQELYGKATDLPWAVEITSSADGRAPGTYHPTFLYESLWCVGVALLVIWADRRFTLGRGRAFALYVAAYCAGRFWVEYLRVDEAHQVLGLRLNNWTAVLVFLLAVAYIVVSARTRPGREIEVEPGAADPERTGGESGAESAVPAAARPADDAERAGTPPDRPVAADGGEGATDPTGTPRPESAEADQAGVDPLKKG from the coding sequence ATGGAACTCGCCTTCATTCCCAGCCCGTCGCGCGGGGTGCTCTACCTGGGCCCCGTCCCGCTGCGCGGCTACGCCTTCTGCATCATCATCGGCGTCTTCGTCGCCGTCTGGCTCGGCAACAAGCGCTGGGTCGCGCGCGGCGGACAGGCCGGCACAGTGGCCGACATCGCGGTCTGGGCCGTGCCCTTCGGCTTGGTCGGCGGCAGGCTCTACCACGTGATCACCGACTACCAGCTGTACTTCGGCGAGGGTCGGGACTGGGTCGACGCGTTCAAGATCTGGGAGGGCGGGCTCGGGATCTGGGGCGCCATCGCCTTCGGCGCGCTGGGCGCCTGGATCGGCTGCCGGCGGCGGGGCATCCCCCTGCCCGCCTACGCCGACGCCGTGGCGCCCGGCATCGCGCTCGCCCAGGCGATCGGCCGCTGGGGCAACTGGTTCAATCAGGAACTGTACGGGAAGGCCACGGATCTCCCCTGGGCCGTGGAGATCACCTCGTCGGCGGACGGCAGGGCGCCCGGCACCTACCACCCGACGTTCCTGTACGAGTCCCTGTGGTGTGTGGGCGTCGCCCTGCTGGTGATCTGGGCCGACCGTCGCTTCACCCTGGGCCGCGGCCGGGCCTTCGCCCTCTACGTGGCGGCGTACTGCGCCGGCCGCTTCTGGGTCGAGTACCTGCGAGTCGACGAGGCGCACCAGGTCCTGGGGCTGCGACTGAACAACTGGACGGCCGTTCTGGTCTTCCTGCTGGCCGTCGCCTACATCGTGGTGTCGGCGAGGACGCGGCCGGGCAGGGAGATCGAGGTCGAGCCGGGCGCGGCCGACCCCGAGCGGACCGGTGGCGAATCCGGGGCGGAATCCGCGGTCCCCGCCGCGGCGCGGCCCGCGGACGACGCGGAGCGCGCCGGCACCCCGCCGGACCGGCCCGTCGCCGCCGACGGCGGTGAGGGCGCGACAGACCCCACCGGCACGCCTCGGCCGGAATCCGCCGAGGCGGACCAGGCCGGGGTGGACCCGCTGAAGAAGGGCTGA
- a CDS encoding glutamate synthase subunit beta encodes MADPKGFLEHGREVARSRPVGERVRDWSEVHVPGSLLPIISTQAGRCMDCGIPFCHNGCPLGNLIPEWNDYAYREDWGAASERLHATNNFPEFTGRLCPAPCEAACVLGINQPAVTIKNVEVSIIDKAWETGDVAPRPPERLSGKTVAVVGSGPAGLAAAQQLTRAGHTVAVYERADRVGGLLRYGIPEFKMEKRHINRRIEQMRAEGTRFRTGIEIGRDLEAGDLKKRYDAVVLAVGATTARDLPVPGRDLSGIHQAMEYLPLANKVQEGDHVAPPITAEGKHVVVIGGGDTGADCVGTAHRQGAASVTQLEIMPRPGEERDPLAQPWPTFPMLYKVTSAHEEGGERVYSVSTTRFEGDAEGRVQWLHLTEVELGDGGLTPKPGTERRIPAQLVTLAMGFTGTDRDNGLVDQFGLELDERGNIARDGDFRTSVPGVYVAGDAGRGQSLIVWAIAEGRSAARGVDRFLAGASDLPAPIRPTDRALVV; translated from the coding sequence ATGGCTGATCCCAAGGGTTTTTTGGAGCACGGTCGCGAGGTCGCCCGATCCCGCCCCGTCGGCGAACGCGTCCGGGACTGGAGCGAGGTCCACGTCCCCGGCTCCCTGTTGCCGATCATCAGCACGCAGGCCGGCCGTTGCATGGACTGCGGTATCCCCTTCTGCCACAACGGCTGTCCCCTCGGGAACCTGATCCCCGAGTGGAACGACTACGCCTACCGGGAGGACTGGGGCGCCGCGTCCGAGCGGCTCCACGCCACCAACAACTTCCCGGAGTTCACGGGCCGCCTCTGCCCGGCCCCCTGTGAGGCCGCCTGCGTCCTCGGCATCAACCAGCCGGCGGTGACCATCAAGAACGTCGAGGTCTCCATCATCGACAAGGCGTGGGAGACCGGCGACGTCGCTCCCCGGCCGCCGGAGCGGCTGTCCGGTAAGACCGTCGCGGTGGTGGGGTCGGGCCCCGCCGGCCTCGCCGCCGCCCAGCAGCTCACCCGGGCCGGGCACACCGTCGCCGTCTACGAGCGCGCCGACCGCGTCGGCGGACTCCTCCGCTACGGTATCCCCGAGTTCAAGATGGAGAAGCGGCACATCAACCGTCGCATCGAGCAGATGCGTGCGGAAGGCACGCGCTTCCGCACCGGTATCGAGATCGGCCGCGATCTGGAGGCCGGCGACCTCAAGAAGCGCTACGACGCCGTCGTCCTGGCGGTCGGCGCCACCACCGCCCGCGACCTTCCGGTCCCGGGCAGGGACCTGAGCGGCATCCACCAGGCCATGGAGTACCTGCCGCTGGCCAACAAGGTGCAGGAGGGTGACCACGTCGCCCCGCCGATCACCGCCGAGGGCAAGCACGTCGTGGTCATCGGCGGTGGGGACACCGGCGCGGACTGCGTGGGCACCGCGCACCGCCAGGGCGCGGCGTCCGTCACCCAGCTGGAGATCATGCCGCGTCCGGGTGAGGAGCGGGACCCGCTGGCCCAGCCGTGGCCGACCTTCCCGATGCTCTACAAGGTCACCTCGGCGCACGAAGAGGGCGGTGAACGGGTCTACTCCGTCTCCACCACCCGCTTCGAGGGCGACGCGGAGGGGCGGGTGCAGTGGCTGCACCTGACCGAGGTGGAGCTCGGCGACGGTGGTCTCACCCCCAAGCCTGGCACCGAACGGCGGATCCCCGCACAGTTGGTCACCCTCGCCATGGGCTTCACCGGGACCGACCGGGACAACGGTCTCGTGGACCAGTTCGGCCTGGAGCTCGACGAACGCGGTAACATCGCCCGTGACGGCGATTTCCGGACCAGTGTCCCGGGTGTCTACGTCGCCGGGGACGCCGGCCGCGGTCAATCGCTCATCGTATGGGCGATCGCCGAGGGCCGTTCGGCGGCCCGGGGCGTGGACCGGTTCCTGGCCGGAGCGAGTGACCTCCCGGCACCGATCCGGCCCACCGATCGCGCACTGGTGGTCTGA
- the trpA gene encoding tryptophan synthase subunit alpha, translated as MSGNARLLKDTLAAARAEGRSALIAYLPAGFPTVDGGIAAVEAVAAGGADVVEVGLPHSDPVLDGPVIQTADDIALRGGVRVADVLRTVREAHAATGKPILVMTYWNPVDRYGVDRFADELAEAGGAGCILPDLPVQESARWRERAEKNGLATVFVVAPSTRDARLAEITEAGSGFVYAASIMGVTGTRESVGGQAEDLVRRTRAVTDLPVCVGLGVSSAGQAAEVARFADGVIVGSAFVKRLLDAPDQASGLTAVRALAGELARGVRGGP; from the coding sequence GTGAGCGGGAACGCGCGACTGCTGAAGGACACGCTCGCCGCGGCCCGGGCCGAGGGCCGATCCGCCTTGATCGCCTACCTGCCGGCCGGGTTCCCGACGGTGGACGGCGGCATCGCGGCGGTCGAGGCCGTCGCGGCCGGGGGCGCCGACGTCGTCGAGGTGGGACTGCCACACAGCGACCCGGTGCTGGACGGCCCGGTGATCCAGACCGCCGACGACATCGCCCTGCGCGGCGGGGTCCGCGTCGCGGACGTGCTGCGCACGGTCCGCGAGGCACACGCCGCCACCGGCAAGCCGATCCTCGTCATGACCTACTGGAATCCCGTCGACCGCTACGGTGTGGATCGCTTCGCCGACGAGCTGGCCGAGGCGGGTGGCGCCGGCTGCATCCTGCCCGATCTGCCGGTCCAGGAGTCGGCCCGCTGGCGGGAGCGGGCCGAGAAGAACGGGCTCGCCACGGTCTTCGTCGTGGCTCCCAGCACCCGGGACGCCCGCCTGGCGGAGATCACCGAGGCGGGCAGCGGCTTCGTCTACGCCGCCTCGATCATGGGCGTCACCGGCACCCGGGAGAGCGTGGGCGGTCAGGCCGAGGATCTGGTCCGGCGGACGCGGGCGGTGACTGATCTGCCCGTGTGCGTCGGCCTCGGGGTGTCGAGCGCCGGTCAGGCGGCCGAGGTGGCGCGCTTCGCCGACGGGGTGATCGTCGGTTCGGCCTTCGTCAAGCGCCTGCTCGACGCGCCGGATCAGGCGTCCGGGCTGACGGCCGTCCGCGCCCTCGCCGGTGAACTGGCTCGAGGCGTGCGCGGCGGACCGTAG
- a CDS encoding VIT1/CCC1 transporter family protein, translating to MSAIERRAALHAAHRRNHTHRDVTGGWLRPAVFGAMDGLVSNFALMSGVAGGSLDRQAIVLSGLAGLAAGAFSMAAGEYTSVASQRELVEAELDVERGELRRHPQDEQAELAALYVARGVEPALARRVARQLSRDPEQALEIHAREELGVAPGDLPSPRVAALSSFLSFAVGAVLPVLPYLLGAHALWPAALLALAGLFVCGALVSQVTARSWWYSGLRQLALGAGAAGVTYALGALFGTALG from the coding sequence GTGTCCGCCATCGAACGCAGAGCCGCGCTCCACGCGGCGCACCGGCGCAACCACACCCACCGCGACGTCACGGGTGGGTGGCTCCGACCGGCCGTGTTCGGAGCCATGGACGGACTCGTCTCCAACTTCGCCCTGATGTCCGGTGTCGCGGGCGGCTCCCTGGACCGTCAGGCCATCGTGTTGAGCGGGCTGGCGGGCCTCGCGGCCGGTGCCTTCTCGATGGCCGCGGGGGAGTACACCTCCGTCGCCAGTCAGAGGGAGCTGGTCGAGGCCGAGCTCGACGTCGAACGCGGCGAACTGCGCCGGCATCCTCAGGACGAGCAGGCCGAGCTGGCCGCCCTCTACGTGGCGCGCGGTGTCGAGCCGGCCCTGGCCCGTCGGGTCGCACGACAGTTGTCACGCGACCCCGAGCAGGCCTTGGAGATCCACGCCCGTGAGGAGCTGGGCGTGGCCCCGGGCGACCTGCCCTCCCCCCGGGTGGCGGCCCTGTCGTCGTTCCTCTCCTTCGCCGTGGGGGCGGTGCTCCCGGTGCTGCCCTACCTGCTCGGTGCCCACGCGTTGTGGCCGGCCGCGCTGCTCGCTCTGGCCGGGCTCTTCGTCTGCGGGGCGTTGGTGTCCCAGGTGACCGCGCGCAGCTGGTGGTACAGCGGCCTTCGACAGCTCGCCCTGGGTGCCGGGGCGGCCGGCGTGACCTACGCTCTGGGTGCCCTGTTCGGCACCGCCCTGGGGTGA
- a CDS encoding chorismate mutase: protein MSTSNAGTGSAEPAVHEELARLRDSIDNIDAAVVHMLAERFKCTQQVGHLKARHQLPPADPDRESRQIARLRGLAESAKLDPAFAEKFLTFIIGEVIRHHERIAEDTEAGVPTAEVPRSGRGA, encoded by the coding sequence ATGAGCACCAGCAACGCCGGCACCGGCTCCGCGGAACCCGCCGTCCACGAGGAACTCGCCCGCCTCCGGGACAGCATCGACAACATCGACGCGGCCGTCGTCCACATGCTCGCCGAGCGCTTCAAGTGCACCCAGCAGGTCGGCCACCTCAAGGCGCGGCACCAACTGCCGCCGGCCGACCCGGATCGCGAGTCCCGGCAGATCGCCCGGCTGCGGGGGCTCGCGGAGAGCGCCAAACTGGATCCGGCGTTCGCGGAGAAGTTCCTGACGTTCATCATCGGCGAGGTCATCCGCCACCACGAGCGGATCGCCGAGGACACCGAGGCGGGCGTTCCGACGGCGGAGGTCCCCCGGTCCGGCCGGGGGGCGTGA